The following are from one region of the Streptomyces changanensis genome:
- a CDS encoding NUDIX domain-containing protein, with translation MVVDEAVADAGRAALEFDGARAWLEEARRHPMEPLAAEVWVTDPAFEHVLLVKHRVRGWVPPGGKAEPGETPRTAAARELLEETGLQAELLAEPAAVAVRAYRSDWSATLGLSYAAIVDPQVPLVAEPGQPAAWFGLDEEWQSVFPEDRDRIRAHARRLAAAPAARAR, from the coding sequence ATGGTTGTGGACGAGGCTGTCGCGGATGCCGGCCGTGCCGCGTTGGAGTTCGACGGGGCCCGGGCCTGGCTGGAGGAGGCACGCCGGCACCCGATGGAACCGCTGGCGGCCGAGGTGTGGGTGACCGATCCCGCCTTCGAGCACGTGCTGCTGGTCAAGCACCGGGTGCGTGGATGGGTGCCGCCCGGCGGCAAGGCGGAGCCGGGTGAGACGCCGCGTACGGCCGCCGCCCGCGAACTCTTGGAGGAGACTGGTCTGCAGGCCGAGCTGCTGGCCGAGCCCGCCGCCGTGGCGGTGCGCGCCTACCGGTCCGACTGGTCTGCGACGCTGGGCCTGTCCTACGCCGCGATCGTCGATCCCCAGGTGCCGCTCGTGGCGGAGCCGGGGCAGCCGGCGGCGTGGTTCGGCCTGGACGAGGAGTGGCAGAGTGTGTTTCCCGAGGACCGGGACCGAATCCGCGCGCACGCCCGGCGGCTGGCCGCCGCCCCGGCGGCCCGTGCCCGCTGA
- a CDS encoding NUDIX hydrolase produces MTTAAASAADGSYCDHTSVGVLVSGPQGLLLFERATPPAGLAPVAGHIDQHGSPQQAARNEVAEEVGLTVTHLHPLLAQWRPNHCRRTPAGPVGHQWWIFQAEVCGDLRPSAEEVRAPRWVHPDQLQHAALRTLHYAEGHLNNTEFEHRPGLEPVWCHFLHAVKLITLPSSALARIDTVL; encoded by the coding sequence GTGACCACGGCCGCCGCCTCCGCCGCCGACGGGAGCTACTGCGACCACACCAGCGTCGGAGTGCTCGTCTCCGGCCCGCAGGGGCTGCTGCTGTTCGAGCGGGCGACACCGCCGGCCGGTCTCGCACCGGTCGCCGGCCACATCGACCAGCACGGCAGCCCCCAACAGGCCGCCCGCAACGAAGTGGCCGAAGAGGTCGGCCTCACCGTCACCCACCTGCACCCGCTGCTGGCCCAGTGGCGCCCCAACCACTGCCGGCGCACGCCCGCCGGGCCCGTCGGACACCAGTGGTGGATCTTCCAGGCCGAGGTCTGCGGGGATCTCCGCCCCTCGGCCGAGGAAGTCCGCGCCCCGAGGTGGGTCCACCCCGACCAGCTCCAGCACGCCGCACTGCGCACCCTCCACTACGCCGAAGGCCACCTGAACAATACGGAGTTCGAACACCGGCCCGGCCTGGAACCGGTGTGGTGCCACTTCCTGCACGCCGTCAAGCTGATCACCCTGCCCTCGTCCGCCCTCGCCCGGATCGACACCGTCCTGTGA
- a CDS encoding class I SAM-dependent methyltransferase, which produces MAPQDALTGWDENDNAEAYEAFTRTHPMYNTTSRDLACRAGLADADLVVDLCGGAGATARAILGLVPDRARVVSVDSSGTMQRVGRRTLSDPRLSWITAPAEQLAEHVPADGVDAVVCNSAIWKTDTPAVFSAVARVLRPGGRFVFNIGGGFAGVRHPDEHTVRTGPSLNALILQIAARDHGYTPPSKTTDAAPKLPLETVTTELAAAGLALVETEVTAQHGTMAEKKAWLSIPVFARPADGALTHAQRMKILDAAYPLTAPDAVTVTSWLVVVAQQPTGTP; this is translated from the coding sequence ATGGCACCCCAGGACGCTCTGACCGGCTGGGACGAGAACGACAACGCCGAGGCGTACGAAGCCTTCACCCGCACCCACCCCATGTACAACACCACCAGCCGCGACCTCGCCTGCCGCGCCGGGCTGGCCGACGCCGACCTGGTAGTGGACCTGTGCGGCGGAGCAGGGGCGACCGCCCGCGCGATCCTCGGCCTGGTCCCTGACCGGGCCCGGGTCGTCTCCGTGGACAGCTCCGGCACGATGCAGCGCGTCGGCCGCCGCACCTTGTCCGACCCCCGGCTGTCCTGGATCACCGCCCCGGCCGAGCAACTCGCCGAACACGTCCCGGCCGACGGCGTGGACGCGGTGGTGTGCAACTCGGCGATCTGGAAGACCGACACCCCGGCGGTCTTCTCCGCCGTCGCCCGTGTCCTGCGCCCCGGCGGCCGGTTCGTCTTCAATATCGGCGGCGGCTTCGCTGGCGTGCGCCACCCCGACGAGCACACCGTCCGGACCGGCCCGTCGCTGAACGCCCTCATCCTCCAGATCGCCGCCCGCGACCACGGATACACCCCGCCGTCCAAGACCACGGACGCGGCGCCGAAGCTGCCGCTGGAGACGGTCACCACCGAGCTGGCCGCCGCCGGCCTCGCCCTCGTCGAAACCGAGGTCACCGCCCAGCACGGCACCATGGCGGAGAAGAAAGCGTGGCTGTCCATCCCCGTCTTCGCGCGCCCGGCTGACGGCGCTCTCACCCACGCCCAGCGGATGAAGATCCTGGACGCGGCCTACCCCCTGACCGCGCCCGATGCCGTGACCGTGACGAGCTGGCTCGTCGTCGTCGCCCAGCAGCCCACGGGCACGCCGTGA
- a CDS encoding DUF2797 domain-containing protein, which produces MDQTLPTSGSYVCHGITWANGAPRLLLAPQPGEPLIHAAVMGRRLAYQVNGAGRWCTGRYRFADRVRVEAVACPQQSPAETGGQCAACTARDEFRFAHQFHSGSHVPDALAAYMAQPHWLYLATFADGTTKVGTAAEPRKRSRLDEQGALAATYLAKSPDGRTIRFAEDALTRRLGLTQTVRAAAKLKALAGLRDLARVRAAHQQHLARAAEALAEMNIPALLEPWTPPAEGDLLRAPDSERTLYPHDPREGEHGLTVLACTGSQVLATLDGDDLPYLIDLGVLKGHRITLGSQFSSPAAAVQPALF; this is translated from the coding sequence ATGGACCAGACTCTGCCCACCAGCGGCTCGTACGTATGCCATGGCATCACCTGGGCGAACGGGGCTCCCCGTCTCCTGCTGGCCCCACAGCCCGGCGAACCGCTCATTCACGCCGCGGTCATGGGCCGGCGTCTGGCCTATCAGGTGAACGGTGCCGGCCGGTGGTGCACCGGCCGGTACCGGTTCGCCGACCGCGTCCGCGTCGAAGCCGTCGCCTGCCCCCAGCAGTCCCCGGCCGAAACCGGCGGTCAGTGCGCCGCCTGCACCGCACGGGATGAGTTCCGCTTCGCCCACCAGTTCCACTCCGGCAGCCACGTCCCCGACGCCCTGGCCGCCTACATGGCCCAGCCGCACTGGCTGTACCTGGCGACTTTCGCCGACGGCACCACCAAGGTGGGCACCGCCGCCGAGCCCCGAAAGCGCTCCCGCCTCGACGAGCAGGGAGCCCTGGCGGCCACCTACCTGGCCAAAAGCCCCGACGGGCGCACGATCCGGTTCGCCGAGGACGCTCTCACCCGGCGCCTGGGCCTGACGCAGACGGTCCGGGCCGCGGCCAAGCTGAAGGCCCTGGCCGGCCTGCGTGACCTCGCCCGGGTCCGCGCCGCCCACCAGCAGCACCTCGCCCGGGCTGCCGAAGCCCTGGCCGAGATGAACATCCCGGCTCTCCTTGAACCGTGGACGCCACCTGCTGAAGGGGATCTGCTCCGCGCTCCCGACAGCGAGCGGACCTTGTACCCGCACGATCCACGCGAGGGCGAACACGGCCTGACGGTACTCGCCTGCACCGGCTCCCAGGTCCTGGCCACGCTCGACGGTGACGATCTGCCCTACCTGATCGACCTCGGCGTCCTCAAGGGCCACCGCATCACCCTCGGCTCACAGTTCTCCTCCCCGGCCGCCGCCGTGCAGCCCGCCCTCTTCTAA
- a CDS encoding dTMP kinase codes for MTTSSTTTPNPGRLITFVGGDGAGKSTLATRLHQALTDAGHEAILVGKHTTGVPDPELAAYLDRLNELVYRRDARVAQVCGDHYWLLALASWYTLQDRLVIRPALAAGTHVVLDNAHHKILARYAVSPEVPARLAERVFAHLAEPDLVFFLNIDAREALARKGSFTSLEAGHAGNTDEDFIRYQDTVLNQMREQASYSDWLWLDVAGLDRDEVFKTAADELTDRLNLTV; via the coding sequence ATGACGACCAGCTCGACGACCACCCCCAATCCGGGACGGTTGATCACCTTCGTCGGGGGCGACGGCGCCGGCAAGTCCACCCTCGCCACCCGCCTGCACCAGGCCCTGACCGATGCCGGCCACGAGGCGATCCTCGTCGGCAAGCACACCACCGGCGTCCCGGACCCGGAGCTGGCCGCCTACCTCGACCGCCTCAACGAGCTGGTCTACCGGCGCGACGCCCGCGTCGCCCAGGTGTGCGGCGACCACTACTGGCTGCTGGCCCTGGCCTCCTGGTACACCCTGCAGGACCGGCTCGTGATCCGGCCCGCGCTCGCCGCCGGTACGCACGTGGTCCTCGACAACGCCCACCACAAGATCCTTGCGCGCTACGCGGTCAGCCCCGAGGTCCCCGCCCGCCTCGCCGAACGGGTCTTCGCCCACCTCGCCGAACCCGACCTGGTGTTCTTCCTAAACATCGACGCCCGCGAAGCCCTCGCCCGCAAGGGCTCGTTCACCTCTCTGGAAGCCGGCCACGCCGGCAACACAGACGAGGACTTCATCCGCTACCAGGACACCGTCCTGAACCAGATGCGCGAACAGGCGTCCTACAGCGACTGGTTGTGGCTCGACGTCGCGGGCCTGGACCGAGACGAGGTCTTCAAGACGGCCGCCGACGAACTGACCGACCGCCTGAACCTGACCGTCTGA
- the folE gene encoding GTP cyclohydrolase I, translating into MTSTSVAPPTPAVPRQPGPGIDTDRVADLISQLLVELGEDPQRDGLAETPKRVAAWWNDFLSPDAPAATRFTESHLSGQLVVVGGMSVWSLCEHHMIPMNLQVAVGYLAEGQVVGLSKFGRVARHFAGRLQVQERYTRQVAEHLAGVIGREDVAVAVRGVHLCMSMRGVRMEDARTTTVHKGGRFLADPVLSQDFLALAAGQWGAR; encoded by the coding sequence ATGACGAGTACCTCCGTCGCTCCGCCGACGCCGGCCGTACCCCGCCAGCCCGGGCCCGGCATCGACACCGACCGCGTCGCCGACCTCATCAGCCAGCTGCTCGTCGAGCTGGGCGAGGACCCGCAGCGGGATGGTCTGGCCGAGACGCCGAAGCGGGTCGCGGCCTGGTGGAACGACTTCCTCTCCCCGGACGCGCCGGCGGCCACCCGCTTCACCGAGTCGCACTTGTCCGGCCAGCTGGTCGTGGTGGGCGGCATGAGCGTCTGGTCGCTCTGCGAGCACCACATGATCCCCATGAACCTGCAGGTCGCAGTCGGCTACCTGGCGGAGGGCCAGGTGGTGGGGCTGTCCAAGTTCGGCCGCGTCGCCCGACACTTCGCCGGCAGGCTGCAGGTCCAGGAGCGCTACACGCGCCAGGTCGCCGAGCACCTCGCCGGGGTGATCGGCCGCGAGGACGTCGCGGTCGCCGTACGCGGGGTGCACCTGTGCATGAGCATGCGCGGCGTGCGGATGGAGGACGCCCGCACCACCACGGTGCACAAGGGCGGCCGGTTCCTCGCCGACCCGGTCCTCTCCCAGGACTTCCTCGCCCTCGCCGCCGGGCAGTGGGGAGCGCGGTGA
- a CDS encoding 7-carboxy-7-deazaguanine synthase QueE codes for MTGTAATAREPLGQLIVAERFGVEVPTFQGEGPSCGHPAIFIRLSRCNLTCESCDTKETWDWSRFKPQEVSTRESVQDLVAWVRPSPVELVVITGGEPLLQQRNLVPLVRRLLDEGRRVEFETNGTVMPAPALLVDGVRFNVSPKLASFGMDEAKSIVPSVLRAFAASGRSVFKFVASSVADIDRIAELVDRHGLAPVWVMPEGTTVEAITSTTRVLADAVASRHWHLTTRLHVAAFADPKGR; via the coding sequence ATGACCGGCACCGCAGCAACCGCACGCGAGCCGCTGGGGCAGCTGATCGTCGCCGAGCGCTTCGGTGTCGAGGTGCCCACCTTCCAGGGGGAGGGTCCAAGCTGTGGCCACCCGGCGATCTTCATCCGGCTGTCCCGCTGCAACCTGACCTGCGAGTCCTGCGACACGAAGGAGACGTGGGACTGGAGCCGGTTCAAGCCTCAGGAGGTCTCGACGCGCGAGTCCGTGCAGGATCTCGTGGCGTGGGTGAGGCCGTCTCCGGTCGAGCTCGTGGTCATCACGGGCGGGGAGCCGCTGCTCCAGCAGCGGAACCTGGTCCCCCTGGTGCGGCGGCTGCTGGATGAGGGCCGGCGGGTCGAGTTCGAGACCAACGGGACGGTCATGCCCGCCCCCGCGCTGCTGGTCGACGGTGTCCGGTTCAACGTGTCGCCGAAGCTGGCGAGCTTCGGGATGGACGAGGCCAAGAGCATCGTGCCGTCCGTGCTGCGGGCGTTCGCCGCCTCCGGACGGAGCGTGTTCAAGTTCGTCGCCTCCTCCGTCGCCGACATCGACCGGATCGCCGAGCTGGTGGACCGGCACGGGCTCGCGCCGGTGTGGGTGATGCCGGAGGGCACCACCGTCGAGGCGATCACGTCGACGACCCGGGTCCTCGCGGACGCGGTCGCCTCCAGGCACTGGCACCTCACCACCAGGCTCCACGTCGCAGCCTTCGCCGATCCCAAGGGCCGTTGA
- a CDS encoding 6-pyruvoyl trahydropterin synthase family protein, with protein sequence METAPVPLPSGRFTIGKTFDFEAGHRLASLPPEHKCSRQHGHSYEVEVVLSASSLQGPGFVTDFGDLSPFKQYLDSELDHHNLYEVLDFEPTSELLAQYLAGWFITNMPSRIARQLTAVRVRETQRSWAQFDVAAT encoded by the coding sequence GTGGAGACTGCCCCTGTTCCGCTGCCTTCCGGCAGGTTCACCATCGGCAAGACGTTCGACTTCGAGGCTGGTCACCGCCTCGCCAGCCTCCCGCCCGAGCACAAGTGCTCCCGGCAGCACGGCCACAGCTACGAGGTCGAGGTCGTGCTCTCCGCGTCCTCCCTCCAGGGGCCGGGATTCGTGACGGACTTCGGTGACCTCAGCCCGTTCAAGCAGTACCTCGACAGCGAACTCGACCACCACAACCTGTACGAAGTCCTCGACTTCGAGCCGACGTCCGAGTTGCTCGCGCAGTACCTGGCGGGCTGGTTCATCACGAACATGCCGTCGAGGATCGCCAGGCAGCTGACCGCCGTCCGCGTCCGCGAGACCCAGCGGAGCTGGGCCCAGTTCGACGTGGCCGCCACATGA
- a CDS encoding tetratricopeptide repeat protein, whose translation MTTASGLPAIRESVQWAVLDAPKGSASLVALAEAAVEHYALNYSKHPPSALHDEVRATRNLLSTVVAAADRETARGLRRQVGWLSALLGNLAYHLDDRAGARAHLTLAGAIGESTGEAALTAWSSGALAMVATARRDWEHARGHAEHGLQHAPAGLRRAQLLGWALLPTLAALEHASRADDVISESDEIMRSAVEIPGRFGYDRAEHRLHVAEAHLTLERYERAADVARTSIAAAPEHTPGWVAATLVLALAEARDAPEEAAGRALGVLDLIPPARLRATARTRLARLTRVLDPAATSAGAELAERLRVLPAPIRTDGTAA comes from the coding sequence ATGACGACCGCGAGCGGGCTGCCCGCCATCCGTGAATCCGTGCAGTGGGCCGTCCTGGACGCGCCCAAGGGATCTGCGTCGCTCGTCGCCCTGGCCGAGGCCGCCGTGGAGCACTACGCCCTGAACTACAGCAAGCACCCACCGTCCGCCCTCCACGACGAGGTTCGAGCGACCCGCAACCTGCTTTCCACGGTGGTCGCCGCCGCCGACCGGGAGACGGCCCGTGGCCTGCGCCGACAGGTCGGCTGGCTGTCGGCGCTCCTGGGAAACCTCGCCTATCACCTGGACGACCGCGCCGGGGCGCGCGCTCACCTGACCCTGGCAGGGGCCATCGGCGAGTCCACCGGCGAGGCGGCCCTCACCGCCTGGTCCAGTGGAGCCCTGGCCATGGTCGCCACCGCCCGGCGCGACTGGGAGCACGCCCGCGGGCACGCCGAGCACGGCCTTCAGCACGCCCCCGCCGGCCTGCGCCGCGCCCAGCTCCTGGGCTGGGCCCTGCTGCCGACGCTCGCCGCACTGGAGCACGCGTCCCGCGCGGATGACGTCATCAGCGAGAGCGACGAGATCATGCGGTCCGCCGTCGAGATTCCGGGCCGCTTCGGATACGACCGTGCCGAGCACCGTCTGCACGTCGCCGAGGCCCACCTGACCCTGGAGCGCTACGAGCGGGCCGCCGACGTAGCCCGCACGTCCATCGCGGCAGCCCCCGAACACACGCCGGGATGGGTGGCGGCCACCCTCGTGCTCGCCCTTGCCGAAGCACGCGACGCCCCCGAGGAAGCGGCCGGCCGCGCACTGGGCGTCCTGGACCTCATTCCGCCTGCGCGGCTGAGGGCCACCGCCCGCACGCGTCTCGCCCGCCTCACCCGGGTCCTCGACCCGGCAGCGACCAGTGCGGGCGCCGAGCTGGCGGAGCGCCTGCGTGTCCTGCCGGCCCCGATTCGTACGGACGGCACCGCCGCGTAG
- a CDS encoding MFS transporter codes for MTAAPQIHIGPQGLVGGRAVRRSLACLLTGEGISYVGSAVHAVGLPALAVLSLEANPGQVALLAFAAEIPALVVALPAGVVVDRYPLRTILFSTDLAAAALVGVIPAAAILDRLSMPLLYAVALALGVLSTLHTAGSMAAVPLLAEPKHLHRANARFTAVITIAGTTGTALGTVLVATIGATRAFAADALSYLVSAWCAARIRALPSHEHAQTGRRPATREIREGVAHSASHPILRPLFQALTVTGIGTGLTATLLSYHLLTTVQIGATGLGVIMAAGSLGGLSGALTAPRLVHRYGTGRVIACAWTVYALMQIPPLVARPGTAWLAILVVSGYGQWAAATCVGTTQRSVQQRTTPPRLRARVQQTSLWLTTGTQPLAALAAGALATVTSVRTVMTAGVIVLLLSAWMLWRSPVRRLTALDGGAQ; via the coding sequence GTGACAGCGGCACCCCAGATCCACATCGGTCCACAGGGACTCGTAGGTGGCCGGGCCGTCAGGCGGTCCCTCGCCTGTCTGCTGACCGGCGAGGGCATTAGCTACGTGGGGTCAGCCGTCCACGCTGTCGGCCTGCCGGCCCTCGCCGTCCTCTCCCTGGAGGCCAACCCGGGACAGGTCGCCCTCCTTGCGTTCGCCGCGGAGATTCCGGCGTTGGTGGTCGCTCTGCCCGCAGGCGTGGTCGTGGACCGGTATCCGCTGAGGACCATCCTGTTCTCCACCGACCTGGCGGCGGCTGCCCTGGTGGGCGTCATCCCCGCAGCAGCCATCCTCGACCGGCTGTCGATGCCGCTCCTCTACGCCGTCGCCCTGGCCCTGGGCGTCCTGTCCACCCTGCACACGGCCGGGTCGATGGCCGCCGTCCCCCTCCTGGCAGAGCCCAAGCACCTTCACCGGGCCAACGCACGCTTCACCGCAGTAATCACCATCGCCGGCACCACTGGAACCGCCCTGGGCACCGTCCTCGTCGCGACGATCGGGGCGACCCGCGCGTTCGCCGCCGACGCCTTGTCGTACCTCGTCTCCGCCTGGTGCGCGGCCCGCATTCGCGCCTTGCCCTCCCACGAACATGCGCAGACCGGCAGGCGGCCGGCAACCCGGGAGATCCGCGAGGGCGTCGCCCACTCCGCGTCCCACCCGATACTCCGCCCCCTGTTCCAAGCCCTGACCGTAACCGGGATCGGCACCGGCCTGACCGCCACCCTCCTCTCGTACCACCTGCTGACCACCGTGCAGATCGGCGCGACCGGCCTCGGGGTGATCATGGCCGCAGGCAGCCTCGGTGGCCTCAGCGGAGCCCTCACGGCCCCCCGTCTCGTCCACCGCTACGGGACCGGCCGCGTGATCGCATGCGCGTGGACCGTGTACGCGCTGATGCAGATACCCCCGCTGGTCGCCCGCCCCGGCACCGCCTGGCTCGCCATCCTCGTCGTCAGCGGATACGGCCAGTGGGCAGCGGCCACGTGCGTGGGCACCACCCAGCGCTCAGTACAGCAGCGGACCACGCCTCCCCGACTCCGCGCTCGCGTCCAGCAGACCTCTCTCTGGCTGACCACCGGCACGCAGCCGCTGGCCGCCCTTGCCGCGGGGGCCCTCGCCACCGTCACCAGCGTCCGCACCGTCATGACCGCCGGCGTGATCGTCCTCCTCCTGTCCGCGTGGATGCTGTGGCGCTCCCCCGTTCGTCGCCTCACCGCCTTGGACGGAGGCGCTCAATGA
- a CDS encoding DUF6624 domain-containing protein produces MGDAEPAAQDTHALRRILERLGRWPGRSLVGDAGCEAAVVIALNSDDLNFQIALLRLLHAAMRQGDATTAQWARLYDRCLVKSGQPQKYGTQYRLHDGQIEMCPVDAPEALDTLRARAGLPPHQDRRAALERRHLLPDPPTVLLRGSRAA; encoded by the coding sequence ATGGGGGACGCCGAGCCCGCCGCCCAGGACACGCATGCGCTGCGCCGGATCCTCGAACGGCTGGGCCGCTGGCCCGGGCGGTCACTGGTCGGGGACGCGGGGTGCGAGGCCGCAGTGGTGATCGCCCTCAACAGCGACGACCTCAACTTCCAGATCGCCCTGCTCCGTTTGCTCCACGCCGCCATGCGCCAGGGCGATGCCACCACCGCACAGTGGGCCCGCCTCTACGACCGGTGTCTGGTGAAAAGCGGCCAGCCGCAGAAGTACGGCACGCAGTACCGGCTGCACGACGGGCAGATCGAGATGTGCCCCGTGGACGCCCCCGAGGCTCTCGACACGCTCCGAGCCCGTGCCGGACTGCCTCCCCACCAGGACCGTCGCGCCGCTCTGGAGCGTCGCCACCTCCTGCCCGACCCGCCGACCGTGCTCCTGCGCGGCAGCCGCGCGGCTTGA
- a CDS encoding helix-turn-helix domain-containing protein translates to MTEIHETVPLIPSLRRVADHLVRNASNADIAAAEGLSASTVHAYLKDIRQHLGVPPRASRAVMVHALLGRGEATAPDPGRSAPALTTDEKLLLRAIATKSRRADIALAARIAPADLPTKTEALLSTAGATDTVHLIGLGHAWSLLAPQGESQLQSTSASSTRPARRNAPPAQPTDRTLATPHHG, encoded by the coding sequence ATGACCGAGATACACGAGACCGTCCCCCTGATCCCCTCGCTCCGCCGCGTCGCCGATCACCTCGTGCGCAACGCTTCCAACGCGGACATCGCCGCCGCCGAGGGGCTGTCAGCCTCGACGGTCCACGCGTACCTGAAGGACATCCGCCAGCACCTCGGCGTGCCTCCCCGAGCGAGCCGGGCCGTCATGGTTCACGCCCTGCTGGGCCGCGGTGAGGCGACGGCGCCGGATCCCGGGCGGTCGGCACCGGCGCTCACCACGGACGAGAAGCTGCTCTTACGTGCAATCGCTACAAAGTCCCGTAGAGCCGACATCGCCCTCGCCGCCCGGATCGCCCCCGCCGACCTGCCCACAAAGACGGAGGCACTCCTGTCCACGGCCGGCGCCACCGACACGGTGCACCTGATCGGTCTCGGCCACGCCTGGAGCCTCCTGGCGCCGCAGGGCGAGAGCCAGCTCCAGTCGACCTCGGCCAGCTCGACCCGTCCGGCACGACGGAACGCTCCGCCCGCCCAGCCCACCGACCGCACCCTCGCCACCCCACACCACGGTTGA
- a CDS encoding helix-turn-helix domain-containing protein: protein MTHLTQDHRPAPSAVRRHTTRPPVRRARRDPLVPADWQVEVLVRWLADEVRAGVYGAEGGLPETGLVARLFEIDYPLADEAVRQLAAQGHIAPDRQSAASALAPLRGGSAPVAVPHGEALVREQVVTAAADALLVWRRHEARTPRAFVTQQDQLRSILRTLSGGLPGETSQHPSVVLARARFLAVAPGPFPAWARPWHIAWLGLAALALLESHPELLADREPKEGFAFASPPPECLASGRRLTDAAEREAAGAWLAEHYQAGASIPTLVKAARRSYGLVHSLLTEAGIDFRPRGGPNRCRQSTEPTDKFLETT, encoded by the coding sequence ATGACGCACCTCACCCAAGACCACCGCCCGGCCCCCTCCGCCGTGCGCCGGCACACGACCCGCCCGCCCGTCCGCCGGGCCCGCCGCGATCCGCTCGTGCCGGCCGATTGGCAGGTCGAGGTACTCGTGCGCTGGCTGGCGGACGAAGTCCGCGCCGGGGTCTACGGAGCGGAGGGCGGCCTGCCCGAGACCGGCCTGGTGGCCCGCCTCTTCGAGATCGACTACCCGCTCGCCGACGAGGCCGTCCGGCAGCTCGCCGCCCAAGGCCACATTGCCCCCGACCGACAGAGCGCCGCGAGCGCCCTCGCGCCCCTGCGCGGCGGTAGCGCGCCCGTGGCTGTCCCGCACGGGGAAGCCCTCGTCCGCGAGCAGGTCGTGACCGCCGCGGCGGACGCGCTGCTGGTCTGGCGCCGGCACGAGGCCCGTACCCCCCGCGCGTTCGTCACACAGCAGGACCAACTGCGCTCCATCCTGCGGACGTTGTCCGGGGGGCTCCCGGGTGAGACCTCGCAGCACCCGAGCGTGGTCCTCGCTCGGGCCCGGTTCCTCGCCGTTGCTCCCGGTCCGTTCCCCGCCTGGGCCCGGCCCTGGCACATCGCCTGGCTCGGCCTGGCGGCCCTGGCCCTTCTGGAATCGCACCCCGAGCTACTCGCTGATCGGGAGCCCAAGGAGGGATTCGCGTTCGCGAGTCCACCGCCCGAGTGCCTGGCCTCTGGACGGCGCCTTACCGATGCCGCCGAGCGCGAGGCCGCCGGTGCGTGGCTGGCGGAGCACTACCAGGCCGGCGCCTCCATCCCCACCCTCGTCAAGGCCGCCCGCCGCTCGTACGGCTTGGTCCACTCCCTCCTGACCGAGGCCGGAATCGATTTCCGCCCCCGCGGCGGCCCGAACCGCTGCCGACAGAGCACCGAACCCACTGACAAGTTCCTGGAAACCACATGA